The Macaca fascicularis isolate 582-1 chromosome 14, T2T-MFA8v1.1 genome contains the following window.
TAatacccccccacacacacgtgcacacacacgttTTTTCCCGGTAGAATCAGTACCAGGAACATAGCTTGGTATATGATATCAGTATATCAGTAAGACATAAACATGCATGAATAAATGTTgtctattttaagttttatgaatTAAAGCCTCGTGGTATTCTCACACttgttcttccctccttcccccttttcTTGGATCTGCCAAAATGTTTTTATCCTACCCTTTGTCTGCCATTAGACATGAAACCCTTAAGGTCATAGGCTAGGCCCAGAAAAACTAATATTTATGAGATTTgaaggcaaatttttaaaaactttttaaaagcaataatatAGCCCAGATGTTCCAATACCTCTAGATTTAGGTTACCTTGAGTACTTGCCCAAGCCCCTGCAAATGTGAAGTGCTTCCTAAAATTTCTGCATATTCTGTGGCCATCTCTGTGATATTCTCTGTGGGCTGTTTCTAATCCAAACTATATAATTCCAGACATGAAACTTTATTCCTCCTTGactcacatacaacacacacatacatgaatgCATGTGACATGCATGTTCTGTTCATACAGGCATTTGGTAATATAGGAGACTTTACTGAAGGTTTGAGGGCAAGACAGATCAACATTGTAGAAATGTGACTTCAAACCGAGCATTAGGCATCTCCATTCTTAAACTGCTTTTTAGGTGCCCTGACTCTGGGGAATTTCCACTGACTTCTTCCCACAGACTCCTCTGCTTTGCTCCATTTTGggttccttttttcttcctttctctgtcatttcttttttggaaaatattaaatgttaccttttttttttttctcattcagggCACTCTAAACCATTCTTTGATGATAGAGCTCATGATAATATTGATGTCCTTAGGTTCTCTCCCTTCCTTTACTGCCAAATGATCTATTTCTCCTGCACAGCTCCAAGACAGTTCCCTCTCTAAGAGAAAATCAGGTACAGCAGTTGagataataatatttttctcattacattttgttttgaattttcaaTTCAATATTAAAAGGAATGTGCAGTGTTGATGAaaggagtcaaactctgtaaaatattggaagagatttattctgaccCCAATACAAGTGAACATGGCCTGTggcacagccctcaggagatcctgagaacatgtgcccaaggtggttgggccACAGCTTGGATTTATACACTTtagagagacatgagacatcagtcagATACATTTAAGATATACATTGTTTCTATCCAGAAAAGCAGGATAACTTGAAGTAGGGGGCggggggcttccaggttataggtagatttaaaaattttctgattggcaattggttgaaagagttattatcaatagaaaggaatgtctgggttatgataaggggttgtggagaccagtTTTATCATGCAAATGCAGCTTCCAGGTAGtaagcttcagagagaatagattgtacatttgtaaatgtttcttatcagacttaaggtctgtgttgatgttaaatgctggtcagcttttcctgaattccaaaagggaggagggcataatgaggcatgtctgacccctTCTTCCTGTCATGAtctgaaccagtctttcaggttaactttggagtGCTCTGGCCAAGAGGAGGAGTCCATTCAGATGATTGAGGGacccttagaattttattttttgtttacagcagtcatcttttttttttttttttttgaccataGTTTAATGGTCTTTTAATGCTAGTTTTTCTTTACTGTTGGGAAGGGACATATCTAATACTCATTATCACAAACTGAATCACCTGCATTATCATTGCCTAAAAAGATATCTTACCTAAAGACAAGGTCTGATCAGTAGGTTTGTAGCCTACTTTGAGGGACTTTGCACACTAACCCTGAAACCAGGCCAATTGTCCCACACAAAAGatatttatggatttttaaatgaacaCAGAAATTGACACTCTGTCTTAAAAcctgaaacttacatttgtcttaactgagttccttcctcaggaaactgACTCTTGGGCAAAAGACTGAATGAAGCCCACTAGATCACCAATCCAGACAACAAGATGCCTGgcccctcattcatcatgatgGCTTCCTTaccctccctaattcctgttttctcaCCTTACCAACTCTTCTTCCTTACCCCTCTCTAATTCCtattctccctcccttccactATATATAAAACCTCCCAATTTTAGGCATttggggagatggatttgagactttaCCTCCCATTTTTCTTGGCTGCAGCATTCagttaaagccttcttccctggcaatgcTCAGTGACTCGGTGATCGATGTTCTGTGCAGCAAGCACCAGGACCTGACTGAACCCTGGGGGTTTCAGTGACAACCTACGTGTGAACCCTGAGCTTCATGTAACCTTGGGGCTGCATTTTCCAGTAGGAAAGCGTTTTTAGATATATTGGCTCTGAGACTTTTCCTAGCTTCCTAGGCACTTGGTCTACTTATATTGGAGCCCAGGAACTGCTGTAATCCATGAACTGTAAATGGAAACTTTTTATAAGATGTTCTCAAGTTTTGGTGTTATCTGAGGATGAACGTCTCTAAGTTTATctaaaaatttgtattatttcaagATAGAAGTCCCCTTATTGAGATATTATCAAACACAAAGCTGATTCATTTCAAACATTTTGGAAGGAACATTAGAATTATTAGAAGTCTGAGGCGTGCTTCTCATGATGAAGATGATAGGAACTAAGAAAATGAGATGtggaatgttttatatttttgacaaGAAGATGAGGCAAAGAGGGTGGTCATAAAAAAAGATGGTGGTCATAAAAAAAGATGGTGGTCATAAACAAAGAGGGAGACAGGATTCCtggtacatttttaaagttgttgACATTTGTCTCTGACCTTAGTGGTTTCTACTTTCAGTTTACTACTGACAAGTCCAGAGTTCTACTTCATGCATCTGAGGATATCCCGGGATTTCCTTGTTGAAGAATTACATTGTTTCTTCTCAAGAAAAACTCCTAGTTCATTTACATGTAACAAGTTCTCATAGGAGACCCTAACCATGATGGTTTGCTTTTGCATCTTTATCTTACTATAGCATTTAATCAGAACTTCTGGGATTTGGGGGGAGCCTGTTTTACCAAACTTCTCCAAAATCCTCTCTTAACTTTAATTGTTTTTATCTGCATTAAGCTCATTTTGATGTGTTGCATGTTTTACTTTGCATGACCAGTCTTTGGGCAAGTCATTGCCTTTCTTAAGGCTCCCTTCACCTCCTTGTTTCTAATGGTATAAATAAAGGGACTCAGAAGCGGGGTGAGGATAGTATTTAGCACAGACACCACCTTATTAATCTTAAAGGAGGAGTGTGCTGCGGGTCTTAGGTACATGAACAGAACAGCCCCATAGAGCAGGGAGACAACGGTCAGGTGCGAGGCACAGGTAGAGAAGGTCTTCTGACGGCCCGTGGCTGAAGGAATCCGTAGGATTGTGAACAGAATGTAGATATAAGAAATCATATTAAAGAGGAGTGACCCTGGGATCACAAGGACAGTTGCCAGGACACCCAGGAGTTCCAAAATGCTGGTGTCTATGCAGGCGGCTTTCAAAATGGGTCCAACATCACAGTAGAAATGATTGATAACATTATTGCCACAGAACGGCAACTGGATGAGCAGCATCATCTGACAAAAGACAGTGGTGAAGCCCACCACCCAGGAGCTCAGGGCCAGCTGCAGGCAGAGTTTGCTGGTCATGATGGTGGGGTAGCGAAGGGGCTTGCAGATGGCCAGGTAGCAGTCAAAAGACATGATAGTGAGGATCAAGAACTCGGTGGTGcccaggaagaagtggaagaaGGCCTGCAGCAGGCAGCAGGAAATGCAGATTACCGTTCTTGCCACTACAAAGGTTTCTAGCAGTTTGGGGATGACTGTGGTGGTGTACCAGATCTCTAGGAAAGACAAATTACAAAGGAAGAAGTACATTGGAATTTGTAGCCTGGGCATAGCCCACACAATGGCAATAATAAGCCCATTGCCTGTAAGGGTTAATATGTAGATGAGAAGTATTGCTATAAAGAGAGGTGTTTGTAGGCCTTGGATAACAGGAAAGCCTAGGAGGATGAATTCTGTGATTACCGTCCCATTTCTCATGTCCCTTGATACCCTAGAAAGACAAGCAAGAAAGCTCCTGAGAATCTTAGAGCACAGTTGATTGTAGTTGGGACAAAAAATAAGGAGGATTCTGACTATGTCAGGTCCTCCCTCATccacatataaatacacactgGCCAATCCTTCTTTACTGATGACTTGGCTGGTTCTTTTGTCAGCAAAACCAGCTTCTAGTGGACTTTGAATGTATTAAATACACTTGATGAATGCAAAGTATTTTTTCACCCTTATACAACTCTGAGAATAATCATGTTAAATGTGGTTGCTTGTTGTCAATTATTCATATGACTATTTTAAATGCATAGTGTGTATAAcaacatatgtacatacacatggCTGTGAGTTCATAAGAAATTAATCCCTATTCTCAGAGTCTGAAAAAGAGTTACTGATTATATTACAGATACATTTAAGGAAGCCATtattgtgtgtgggtgtgagtgtgtttATTGAAATAGCCTCAAATCATTGCTATTATATTAGTGGTGAGATACAAGATAACAGAACAGGTGTTTTTCTAAAAATCCACTTCCATATTCTAGTTCAGACTCCTTTGTTAAAGGaatcaaaaataacatttaaaactaaatgaataaaactgtTTAGGAAGTAGAGAGATATATTCAACTCAAATTCAAAATCTCAGAACGAGCTGAGTCAAAGCCTGTTATATGGAAGCACCTAATAAATGTATATGGGATAAAGATCTGCAGACTCTAATCTCCAAAAGTGAAAGGTTAGCAAATGCTAAGGATAACAAAATGGGAACTCTGAAAAGTACATTTTTGTCAAAACTTTTTTTGTGACTAAATGTCTTTTTATACCAAGTAAAGTATTTCTATTTGTATATGTAAATTCATAGGCTGAGAACATCCTTTCTGTTCTACTAAAATTCAGCAGAAAATAGTAAAACTACTTCCTTTCTTATTGAGGCTAGTCTTCCATATGGGTTTCCTTTGAAATGGGTAAGATAAATTACCGTGAGATGAATTTCACAATTTTCAAAGTGCGTGAGAAACTTAGCATGAAACAGGCAACTTACAGGTCATTGATAGGTTGTTTCATTCTTCCCTCATGTGAGATAACTGTAATTCTCTGAGGGCTTGCTTAGGGAAGAAAAACACTTCCATTTTCTCCCACCTCTTTTCTAGACAAGGAAAAGATTCTTTGTCTACAATCTCGCAAGCTCCAGTGCCTTTCCACAAAATGATGAGAGACAGAGAAGTATTTGAATTTGCACTAATGGCCAATATAACTGGCTGCGAACCTGGTCTCTTTCTATAGGATAGGTATGGAATTATCTTCATTCCCCATGCAGAGAAGAGTGGCAATCTCTATAGCTCAATATCATATTTCCAAGGGCTACACATTCTACCATTTGGAGAATTAGACCTATGAATTCCACAAGCATTTGTTGAGAGCTTACTATGCTTCAAGTCCTGCTAGGCAATTAAAGAGCTtatcagatagatagatagatagatagatagatagatagatagatagatagatagattaaaGAGCTtatcagatagatagatagattagatagatagattagatagattagatagatagatagagatagatagatactatatatagtataataattAGAACATGACTCAGTGAGGGAAAGTGTAGAGTTGTGCacagattgttttaaaaacacttaGAAGGGACTCTTCACCCATCTTTAGCAGGGGTTAAGGAAGTTTTTCTAAACAAGGAGAGGCCTAAGCTGAGTCCTAGAGTTCAATAGGAAAAGAAAGTGGAGTAAGGAGAGAGGGGGAATGCATTCCAGACAAGGATTCAGTTTTTGTGACACAGAAACAGAGCAGAGAATTTCACCTGAGCTGGAGCTGGGAGTCAGACTTGTCCTGGTACTTATGATAAATTAACAGTTAGGACAGTTGACATGAGAGATTCATGAAGCTTTTGGAGCAAAGAATCTTGAGTCAGGGAGtttgcaagtgtgtgtgtgtgtgtgtgtgtgtgtgtgtgtgtgtgtgtgtgtgaagtatgGTGTCAGCCATTCTCTGTAACACATGTACATGTGGATCTAAGCTTTATGGAGGAAGGGGCTGCAGGTGGTATCTGCATGACCTCTTTTGAGATTCTGGTCACAGACAGCACTGCTGTGGTATCCAGGTGACCATGTGGGGCACATACAGGGGACAGACATACTCTCTCTGCTTTTGTCAGTAACATGGCTTGGTTTGGTAGCATGAGGGTCCAGGAatagcagcagcagtggcagcagaaaTGATACCAGCAAAAGTGGCAGTGCCTGGCAAGGGGAGTGGTCCTCAGCAGAAGGAATGCTGAGAAGGTAGAAGTGGCAGGAATGAGGAATCAGGCAGTAGCTGTCCTGACAGCTGCATAGACTGGGTTTTGAGCACATGTGAAGTTTTGTGAGAtgtggagggaggtggggatgTCTCGAGTTAGCAGGTAAAAGCAATATTCAGAGAAACACGGGAAAGCAGCCCCAGGAACCTAAAGTTATAGAGCTAAGATACTGGATTAAACACTGCCGTCTATATGCCTGTTACATTTCAATCCTACactctagacttttttttttttcctttaaaaaagtcaCAATGTATAGGGTCAAATGGATTCATGCATATCCACCAGGGTCCAAGTCACCAGGTCCTGTTAACTTTACTTCTTACTCATTCTCTAGTGTGTGTCCTTCTTTCCGTCTCTCCTTGGCTCCGGTAAATCATGCTGTCATCTCCCATCAGGATTCGAACACAGCCTCCTAACAGGACTCCCTGTCTCCTGACTTGCTGTGCTCTTTCCTACCCATGGTTCAAACTGTAGCAAGGGGGACCATTCTAATTCTGACTATGCCACTCCTCAGAACCTTGAATTTAACATCCCAGACTCCTCAGCATGACATTTAAGACCACTGATGATCTTGTCTTACCTACCTTTCCAGCATGATTTTCTGCCATTTACCatttttccttctgccttccttcttcTATGCTCCACACTTACTGAATTACTCAGGTTTAGAGGTTAGCAAACTACAGCCCTGTTTTTGTAAAGTTTCACTAATACATAGCCACACTCATCTGTTTACCTAttgcctgtggctgcttttgtgctataaTGGTGAAGTTTAATAATTGTGACAGTGACCATATGACCCCCAAAGTCTAAAAtgtttactctctggccctttacagaaacaGCTGGCTGACTCCAGCTCTAGTTCTCCAATTATGCCTTCTTCTTTCTTGCCTCCCAGTCATTGCCCACGCTGTTCTCTTCACCAGAAGTACTCTTCCTGACTTTCTCCATTATTTGGCTAAGTCTTGTCTGAATTCTAAATTTAAGTTCAGGAGCCACCTCCATGGGAAGCCTTCCTTAACTTACCATCTCTAGTCCAGTTAAGGTGCTGCTCCTACACACTTTCCTAATGCCCTGTGCATATCTATACCTGAATACTTTGTAGAATTGTGTTCATTGTTTGCTTAGCTTCTGCTATAGACTCTAAGCCCCTTGCAGGCAGCAATAGTATCTGCAGGGCTGAAGCATAGGGCTTGACACAAAATAAgctctcaaaatatattttctaaatgattaTATAAATGGATAGCTTGTTGATACTCTATCCCCAGTTACCTAGAAGTTTATGGAAACTGACACATGCACATGTTTATAGATGTCACCGTTTCCTGTATTTCAGATGCTCAAGTCATATCATGACAGGAACTGTTTGCTAAATAATTTGTCTCCAAGTTTGCtgctgcttccagctttttctgaTGTGAGTTTTGCTGCGTGAAAACCTTTCTGCTCCATCTTTCCCTAATCAGGGATATGCTGGTATTTTGTTTCGTTTTTCCTGTGTTCTAGTTCTTTTCCCAGCTTCTTCAGGCTGCCTGAGTACGGATAACTTTCTTAACTCATTTAATGCTCAATAGCTTGAAATTGTATTgagtcatttttttctgagttttgtgGTGCAATAAAGAATCCcacattttctaaaactttttatagttttagaagaagacaaaaagaagaaatgtattaACATACTTTCTTCCCTGGATAAGAGCAAAATGTTCCAagtcttgtttgtttatttatttgtttgttttaaaattgttgatGAAGACCAATTTCAATTTTCAAGACTTTGATTATGGAATAAATTTGAATATGCCCATTGGTTAGAACTCTAAAACAGAAACATTAAGCACATATAGAATAAGATTcacaaagagaaataaaccaaGATTAATCACTCAGGGGACTTGTGCTAAGAACCAATTTGAAATTCATTTCAAGGACTGATGGTTCTAGGTAAGATGTGGTGAATAAAGACTACTTTTCATTGAGGAAGATCCAAGTCCAGGTCATTGTGATGACTTTTCTGCATGATACCAAAATTGATTTATTAGGATTTACTTTAAGACTTCAAGGGGTCAAGTCTAGCCATATCAATTCATTTTAGAGAAAAGCAAAGCTTTTTCCAAAATAGTACTCTTTCTCAGTAACAAAGCAATACTTACAGCACTACTGATTTCCAGGAAAACACTTCCAGCCTCAAGGTATGTCCTTGTCCACAGTAGACTGACAGAAAAGGAGAGTTGGATTATAAAGGCAGCACAATTGGAAGagaaaagttttctctttttttctgcataGAAAATGAATCTCTTTTTCTAGACTTTAATGCAAGTGTCCTTATGCATTACTGAATTCTATTCATAAAGCTTTCATGACATGACAAGGTTTCTTCAGCATTTCGGAGAATGGTATTGAGAGtgattcattcatctgttcatgccAGGTCAGGATACCTTCTCTGAAAATAACAGTTTGTTAACGTGGGACACTTTCACAGGTTCCTGTGAGACATCAATCTCCATGGATTTGCTCCAGAGAGTCCCAGGAGACAGGGAAGCTCTCACTAAAAGTTTATTCATAAGTCAAGCTGAAGAATTTGTAGTTTTCTAAATTCTAATTGGTACCAATCATTCCTGCACTCCTGAGGTAATTAACCAAAGTCTGAGAACCTTTTAATTTTATAAGTTTTTAGATCTTGGATTTCTCAGTTCTCCAAGAGGGAAAATTATTGacatctcaataaataataaataaatggggtGCTTTAATGAACTGAATTGAACCAAAGGTAGTCAGTTTcgttaataatataaaaatggccaTGTATTCAGAAATGTGAGAGTGAACAGAATAGAAATTGCATTCAATTTTCTTGTGAACTATCTTATGGGGATAAATGAAAAGACAGGGGCCTAAAGTATTGAGGGTCCTATAGAGAGTTCATGGATATTGCATGTATAACTAATGATTGGAGAAGGCTGTCTGCAAAACAGGAACATAAGAGTTGGAATTGTAACTTGAAAATCAACTCTAATGAGGATAatttaagtagaaataaaatacactcatttttaagtatacagtttgaAGAGTTTTGATAGATGTATGCACCCATGTAATCACTTCAATTAAGATACAGAATTTTCTTAGCACTCTGAAAAAGTTATTTCGTGCTCATTTGCAGTTCTATCTCAGTActctctctcccaccccaacAACCGCTGTCTGATTTCTATGTCTGTAGATTAGTGTCACCTATTGtgtgatttttatataaatggaatcataaggTATGTGTATTCTTTTGTGTCAGGGtgctttcacttagcaaaatgtttttgagattcatccacattgttaaGTATAAAAAGCTAATTCCTTTAAAGTGCTGAGTTTcagggtgccatggctcatgcctataatcccagttctttgTGAGGCCTAGGGGgttggattacttgagcccagaagttcaagaccagcctaggcaacatggtgaaaccgagtcttcacaaagaataaaaaattagctgggcatggtggcacgtacctgtagtctcagctacttgggaggccaaggtgggaggattgcttgagcccaagaggttgaagctgcagtgagtcatgatcatgccagtgctctccagcctaggaaacagagtgagactctgtctcaaaaaaaaaaaaaaaaaaaaaaatgtgctgagtttccattgtatgaatatatacatCTTATTCATTCATATGCTAGTCaatgagcatttgggttgttttagATTTTATTGCTATGCGTAAATTTGTGGTGAACACTCATGTAGGAATATTTTGTGggtgtctatttttatttactttaggTACATGACTAAAAGTGAAATTCCTGAGAAACAGCCCACCTGTTTTACAATGAGGTGGTACCATTTCACAGGCGCATCAACTATGTGAGAGTTCTAGTTTTTCCACATTTTCACCAACATTTGCTGttgtcagtttaaaaaaattagatatgaTAGTAGGGGTTGGATTTTCTCATTcttaatttaatttgcatttccctgatgaccagtgatgttgaacacattttcatatgtttattaacAGCTTCTGTATCATTTTTGTGaagttaatttaaatattttacccatttaaaatcagataatttttgttttttattattttgtcataCAATTTCTTTATTCTAAGGCagggcttgcacctgtaatcctagcattttgggaggcttaggtggaggattgcttgagaccaggagttcaagaccatcctgggcaacatagtgagacattgtcactacaaaatattaaaaagtagctgggtatggtggtgcacacctgtcatcctagcaacttgggaggctgaggcaggaggattgcttgagcccagaagtttgaggctgcagtgagccgtggttgtaccactgcacttcagcctgtgcaacagagcgagactgtctctttaaaaaaagttctTGGCTGAGCGCCGTGGCtcacgcactttgggaggccaaggcgggtgtatcacaaggtcaggagatcgagaccaccctggctaacacgatgaaaccctgtctctactaaaaatataaaaaaattagccaggtgtggtggcaagtacctgtagtcccagctactcgggaggctgatgcgggagaatggtgtgaacccaggaggcggaggttccagtgagctgagatcacaccactgcactccagcctgggcgacagagcaaggctccgtctgaaaaaaaaaaaaaaaaagagaaagttcttTATtgtagatacaagtcctttatcagataaaaaatgaaaatggaaattattttctcctagtcAGTGGCTTACTAttgattttctttgtaatatattttgatgtacagaggtttttaatttttaaatctaagttatcattttttgtttttatggtttaTGTTTTTGCATCCCATGTAAGAAATCTTTGCATACTCCaaaattgcaaagattttcttctgttttcttttagatatttaagtgtatgatccattttgagtaaatttttataTGATATGAGGTAGTGATTGAAGTTCACTTTTTCTATTGACTAATCGTTGTAGTACCATTTAGTAAAAGATTATCCCTTTTCTTCTTGAATTGACTTTATgcttctataaaatataaattgattatATGTATATGAGTATATTTTCAGACCCTTCTTCCATTGATCATCTATTCTTGTTTCAATACCACAATGTCTTGGTAAGTCTTGAAATTAATAGTGTAAATTCTCTAACTTGTTCTTTTTCAGGATTGTATTGGTCATTTTTGTTCCtatgcatttccatataaattgaAAATGGCTTGTCATTTTCTACAAAGAAACCTGCTGAAattttaaatgggatttttaTTGAATCAATCATGGGGACATTGCGatgttaatttctttaatttctcccaATAATGCTTTACAGTTTCCtagttttgaatattttgttaattattgtattaatctgttttcacactgctataaagaaatacctaagactgggtaatgtataaacaaaagaggtttaattgaatcaaAGTTCTGAATGGCTGGAggggcctcaggaaatttacaaccatggcagaaggcaaaggggaagcaggcaactTCTTCACAAGGTGTCAGGAGAGAAAGAGCACAGGAGGACctgccaaacacttataaaatcatcagatctcttgagccctccctcactatcaccagaacagcatgggggaaaccacccccatgatccagttacctcttCCCGGGTCCATTGgatcccccatgatccaatccccttgtcatatggggattatggggattacagttggagatgagatttgggtggggacccagagccaaaccttatcaattatccttcagtattttattttttatgctaatgtaaatcacattttcaaaaaatttaattctCCAATATTTTGTTGCTACTATATGTTGTCAATATTTAGTGCTAGCATAGAACCACAGCATTTTTCATAAGACTTTTATCCTGCTATCTCGTTAAATTTACTCATAGGATTTTCTATTAATACGGTCATGTCAGTGAATAAAGacaccatgttgaatagaagtagtgagtgCAGAAATGCTTGCCTTGTTTCTAATATTAGGAAACAGGTTAAGTCTTTGCCTATTAAACATGTTAGCTGTAAAGTTTCTGTAGGTGCTCTTTATCTGGTTGAGAAATCATCTTTCTCTTGAATTGAGAAGTGTTTCTTCCCAGacccttcttcttttctttccacagGAATTTGTATAAGAATTATATTATtccttccttaaatatttggaacAAATTAATCAGAATAAAACAACTTAAGGGTCTGGAGTGTCCTTTGTAGGAAAGTTTCAAATTgagaattctatttttaatagacaaaACTTTATAGACAAAGTTTTCTGAAGATTATATTTTACTTCCTGAatctgttttcataatttttgcttttcaaagaaTTTGTTCACTTTATCTAAATTGTCAAATTCATTGGCATTAGATCATTAATAATAGTCCCCTTACTATCCTATTAATATCTGTAGTGATGTCcccttttttatctttatttcagcTGCTTCAGCTTCCTTGAATTCTCAACCCTGTCTCTTCCAAATAGTGAAAATGCTGTGCCCTGCTTGGCTTTGCCCTCCTTCCAAACAACTGTCTAATAGACACTTCCAGGTAGAGAGGTTGGGTTATCTTTAAGCTCAACtaacttgtttttcttctctcaggGATTACTGTCCTTGGCTTCTTGTTGTTCAATATATGAAAACAGCTGTTTCGTATGTTTTGTctagtttttaaaagtgtttatagTGTGAGGGTTAGTAGGGTTAGTCCATTAGAATTACTTTGTTATACCTGGTTAGTGAATTCTTccaaaatattagaataaaaatttgaaagtgtAGACCCCAAAAGATGTTTTATTCAGAATTGGAGAGACTCGAGATAGTTCAAAACCAAGAAGGCAACATGAGAAGTGAAGAAGATGGTGATCTTAGAGAAGTTTCCTATAGCAGAAGTTAAAGATGAATCACATATTCTAGTTATGTGTGTAGTTATTAGTGTGAGTTTTATTGCTAGT
Protein-coding sequences here:
- the OR6X1 gene encoding olfactory receptor 6X1 encodes the protein MRNGTVITEFILLGFPVIQGLQTPLFIAILLIYILTLTGNGLIIAIVWAMPRLQIPMYFFLCNLSFLEIWYTTTVIPKLLETFVVARTVICISCCLLQAFFHFFLGTTEFLILTIMSFDCYLAICKPLRYPTIMTSKLCLQLALSSWVVGFTTVFCQMMLLIQLPFCGNNVINHFYCDVGPILKAACIDTSILELLGVLATVLVIPGSLLFNMISYIYILFTILRIPSATGRQKTFSTCASHLTVVSLLYGAVLFMYLRPAAHSSFKINKVVSVLNTILTPLLSPFIYTIRNKEVKGALRKAMTCPKTGHAK